In one Saimiri boliviensis isolate mSaiBol1 chromosome 19, mSaiBol1.pri, whole genome shotgun sequence genomic region, the following are encoded:
- the RGS1 gene encoding regulator of G-protein signaling 1: MRAAAISTPKLDRMPGMFFSANPRESKGTTHSLLDDKVPKRRPKTFGMDMKAYLRSVIPHLESGMKSSKSKDILSAAEVMQWSQSLEKLLANQTGQDVFGSFLKSEFSEENIEFWLACEDYKKTESDLLHCKAEKIYKAFVHSDAAKQINIDFRTRESTAKKIKAPTPTCFDEAQKVIYTLMEKDSYPRFLKSDIYKNLLNDLQANSLK, encoded by the exons ATGCGAGCTGCAGCCATCTCCACTCCAAAGCTAGACAGAATGCCAGGAATGTTCTTCTCCGCTAACCCAAGGGAATCAAAAGGAACCACTCATTCACTTCTAGATGACAAAGTACCAAAACGGAGGCCAAAGACTTT TGGAATGGATATGAAAGCATATCTGAGATCTGTGATCCCACATCTGGAATCTGGAATGAAATCTTCCAAGTCCAAGGACAT ACTTTCTGCTGCTGAAGTAATgcaatggtctcaatctctggaaaAACTTCTTGCCAACCAAA CTGGTCAAGATGTCTTTGGAAGTTTCCTGAAGTCTGAATTCAGTGAGGAAAACATTGAATTCTGGCTGGCCTGTGAAGACTATAAGAAAACAGAGTCTGATCTTTTGCACTGCAAAGCAGAAAAGATATATAAAGCGTTTGTCCATTCAGATGCTGCTAAACAA ATCAATATCGACTTCCGCACTCGAGAATCTACAGCTAAGAAGATTAAAGCACCAACCCCCACATGTTTTGATGAAGCACAAAAAGTCATATACACTCTTATGGAAAAGGACTCTTATCCCAGGTTCCTCAAATCAGATATTTACAAAAATCTTCTAAATGACCTCCAGGCTAATAGTCTAAAGTGA